From Roseisolibacter agri, a single genomic window includes:
- the radC gene encoding RadC family protein, whose protein sequence is MPHEPPIPPAPLAPGPRRWRSTLQEQPRGERPRERLKQLGPQALSASELLAVVLGTGAGGDSAVEVAQRVLGHGDGSLRRLAGQPVAALTAVRGVGPARAVAVHAALELGRRLALETREEGAPIRSPRDVFQLYAPRLQDLPVEEFHVAVLDAQHRLERDVLVTRGILNSSLVHPREVFREAIAERAAAIVLVHNHPSGDPTPSPDDRAVTEQLVAAGRLLDIPVHDHIIVGRGRYSSFAEAGLL, encoded by the coding sequence ATGCCCCACGAGCCGCCGATCCCGCCCGCGCCCCTCGCGCCCGGCCCTCGCCGGTGGCGCTCCACCCTGCAGGAGCAGCCCCGCGGCGAGCGCCCGCGCGAGCGGCTGAAGCAGCTCGGACCCCAGGCCCTGAGCGCTTCGGAGCTGCTGGCCGTGGTGCTGGGCACGGGGGCGGGCGGCGACTCCGCCGTCGAGGTCGCGCAGCGCGTGCTGGGCCACGGTGACGGCTCGCTGCGGCGGCTCGCCGGCCAGCCGGTGGCCGCGCTGACCGCGGTGCGCGGGGTCGGGCCGGCGCGGGCCGTCGCGGTGCACGCGGCGCTCGAGCTGGGGCGTCGCCTGGCGCTCGAGACACGCGAGGAGGGCGCCCCGATCCGCTCGCCGCGCGACGTCTTCCAGCTCTACGCGCCGCGCCTGCAGGACCTGCCGGTCGAGGAGTTCCACGTCGCGGTGCTCGACGCGCAGCACCGCCTGGAGCGCGACGTCCTCGTGACGCGCGGGATCCTCAACTCCTCGCTCGTGCACCCGCGCGAGGTGTTCCGCGAGGCGATCGCCGAGCGGGCGGCGGCGATCGTGCTGGTGCACAACCACCCCAGCGGCGACCCCACGCCGTCGCCCGACGATCGCGCCGTGACCGAGCAGCTGGTGGCGGCGGGGCGCCTGCTCGACATCCCGGTGCACGATCACATCATCGTGGGGCGGGGGCGGTACAGCAGCTTCGCGGAGGCAGGGTTGCTCTGA